A section of the Pectinophora gossypiella chromosome 11, ilPecGoss1.1, whole genome shotgun sequence genome encodes:
- the LOC126370661 gene encoding uncharacterized protein LOC126370661 — MKELFAIILLLSISESVTSHDLNSFKCLPSQNLNTSEQPSRNTYSVRQTNFKCVSRDFVPYSQGILDVSLEINFVSADDELSVTVYAKGEDIDITIGNEDIYGADMEYTSGYRKIQIFIPSKNVNSYVTLSGKVSQRSTIVVKSVKFISHKYTQDLLNIVTDGKGNNQYTYHDIFHELNRNDENTESTNTDVTVTNPTEIVTDVTTPTETTIEVTDVTTPTETTIEVTDVTTPTETTIEVTDVTTPTETTLEGTDVTTPTETTVEVTDVTTPTETTVEVTNVTTPTETTVEVTDVTTPTETTIEVTDVTTPTETTIEVTDVTTPTETTIEVTDVTTPTETTLEVTDITTPTETTIAFTDITTPTEITIITDITDTTVPTETTIEVTDVTTPTETTIEVTDVTTPTETTAEVTDITTPTETTVEVTDVTTPTETTKEVTDVTTPTETTIDVTDATTPTETTIEVTDVTTPTETTIEVTDVTTPTETTVEVTDVTTPTETTVEVTDVTTPTETTIEVTDVTTPTETTVEVTDVTTPTETTVEVTDVTTPTETTIEVTDVTTATETTIDVTDVTTPTETTVEVTDVTTPKETTVEVTDVTTPTETTIEVTDVTTPTETTVEVTDVTTPTETTIEFTDITTPTEITIITDITDTTIPTETTIEVTDVTTPTETTVEVTDVTTPTETTIEVTDVTTPTETTVEVTDVTTPTETTIEVTDVTTPTETTIEVTDVTTPTETTVEVTDVTTPTETTIEVTDVTTPTETTIEVTDVTTPTETTVEVTDVTTPTETTVEVTDITTPTETTIEVTDITTQTYITDTATPTGSTTEVIETITPTEITTDVTDTTTPTETTTDIVDTTTDEATTENPEENPIPAIAQPIVIALIVIASVLVAVTIVTFIIYQFKSSMIDGVASYDNADEDLPTLITLPKSKPIET; from the exons ATGAAGGAACTGTTCGCTATAATACTCCTTCTATCAATAAGTGAAAGTGTTACAAGCCACGatttaaacagttttaaatgTTTACCGTCACAGAATCTCAATACAAGTGAACAGCCAAGTCGTAATACGTACAGCGTACGACAAACGAATTTCAAATGCGTATCCAGAGATTTCGTGCCTTATTCTCAAGGAATCCTAGATGTAAGTCTGGAGATAAATTTCGTATCAGCAGATGATGAATTATCAGTCACCGTTTATGCAAAAGGCGAGGACATTGACATCACTATTGGGAACGAAGATATTTACGGAGCAGATATGGAGTATACAAGTGGATATCGGaagattcaaatatttattcCCAGTAAAAATGTGAACAGTTAT GTAACCCTATCAGGCAAAGTGTCACAACGTTCAACTATAGTAGTAAAATCAGTCAAGTTCATATCTCATAAGTACACTCAGGATCTACTAAACATTGTAACAGATGGGAAAGGTAACAATCAATATACATATCACGATATATTTCATGAACTCAATAGAAACGATGAGAACACTGAATCTACAAATACAGATGTGACAGTGACTAATCCAACGGAAATTGTAACTGATGTAACCACTCCGACAGAAACGACTATAGAAGTCACTGATGTGACCACTCCAACAGAAACGACTATAGAAGTTACTGATGTAACCACTCCAACAGAAACGACTATAGAAGTGACTGATGTAACCACTCCAACAGAAACGACGCTAGAAGGCACTGATGTAACCACTCCAACAGAAACAACTGTAGAAGTTACTGATGTAACCACTCCAACAGAAACGACCGTAGAAGTTACTAATGTTACCACTCCAACAGAAACGACTGTAGAAGTTACTGATGTAACCACTCCAACAGAAACGACGATAGAAGTTACTGATGTAACCACACCAACAGAAACCACGATAGAAGTCACTGATGTAACAACTCCAACAGAAACAACGATAGAAGTCACTGATGTAACCACTCCAACAGAAACGACGCTAGAAGTCACTGATATAACCACTCCAACAGAAACCACGATAGCATTCACTGATATAACCACTCCAACCGAAATTACAATTATAACTGATATTACTGATACTACTGTTCCAACAGAAACCACGATAGAAGTTACTGATGTAACCACTCCAACAGAAACGACGATAGAAGTTACTGATGTGACCACTCCAACAGAAACGACTGCAGAAGTTACTGATATCACCACTCCAACAGAAACGACTGTAGAAGTTACTGATGTAACCACTCCAACAGAAACGACTAAAGAAGTTACTGATGTAACCACTCCAACAGAAACTACTATAGATGTTACTGATGCAACCACTCCAACAGAAACCACGATAGAAGTCACTGATGTAACAACTCCAACAGAAACAACAATAGAAGTCACTGATGTAACTACTCCAACAGAAACGACCGTAGAAGTTACTGATGTTACCACTCCAACAGAAACGACTGTAGAAGTTACTGATGTTACCACTCCAACAGAAACGACTATAGAAGTCACTGATGTAACCACTCCAACAGAAACGACCGTAGAAGTTACTGATGTTACCACTCCAACAGAAACGACTGTAGAAGTTACTGATGTAACCACTCCAACAGAAACGACGATAGAAGTTACTGATGTAACCACTGCAACAGAAACGACTATAGATGTTACTGATGTAACCACTCCAACAGAAACGACTGTAGAAGTTACTGATGTGACTACTCCAAAAGAAACGACTGTGGaagttactgatgtaactacTCCAACAGAAACCACGATAGAAGTCACTGATGTAACCACTCCAACAGAAACGACCGTAGAAGTTACTGATGTTACCACTCCAACAGAAACCACAATAGAATTCACTGATATAACCACTCCAACGGAAATTACAATTATAACTGATATTACTGATACTACTATTCCAACAGAAACCACGATAGAAGTTACTGATGTAACCACTCCAACAGAAACGACTGTAGAAGTTACTGATGTAACCACTCCAACAGAAACGACTATAGAAGTCACTGATGTAACCACTCCAACAGAAACGACTGTAGAAGTCACTGATGTAACCACTCCAACAGAAACGACGATAGAAGTAACTGATGTAACCACTCCAACAGAAACGACGATAGAAGTCACTGATGTAACCACTCCAACAGAAACGACTGTAGAAGTCACTGATGTAACCACTCCAACAGAAACGACGATAGAAGTAACTGATGTAACCACTCCAACAGAAACGACGATAGAAGTCACTGATGTAACCACTCCAACAGAAACGACCGTAGAAGTTACTGATGTTACCACTCCAACAGAAACGACAGTAGAAGTTACTGATATCACCACTCCAACAGAAACCACAATAGAAGTCACTGATATAACCACTCAAACGTATATTACTGATACAGCCACTCCGACAGGATCGACGACAGAAGTTATTGAAACAATCACACCCACAGAAATTACAACTGATGTTACTGATACTACTACTCCAACAGAAACTACAACAGATATAGTCGACACTACTACTGACGAAGCAACTACAGAAAACCCTGAAGAGAACCCAATACCTGCCATTGCGCAACCAATTGTAATAGCTTTAATAGTTATAGCATCTGTTCTAGTAGCCGTGACCATTGTCACATTCATAATTTACCAATTTAAATCAAGTATGATCGACGGAGTGGCTTCATACGACAATGCTGATGAAGATCTACCTACACTTATAACTTTGCCAAAATCGAAACCTATTGagacttaa